From the genome of Campylobacter concisus, one region includes:
- a CDS encoding TPM domain-containing protein — MKKIFALLFFTFCFCFAINFNEQINDEAQIFSKNEKAELLSLVQNYEQNSTTQIAIVTLKSLENKSIEEISLEIARGYKLGQKQSSNGVLLIIAPNERKVRIEVGYGLESVLTDAISSQIINDVIVPKFKQGDMGGGVIDGIRVIIKVASGEEFESESDDEEIPFGIVAFFAGMISCFISGFLGKFFMRVGFSACFAGLASTVFEKFFGVQNYFIVFAIVFVIFFIILKNAFKKNTQSKNTYSGFRRDRSDSNGSGSGHSSSSRSGGFSGGGGGFGGGGASGSW, encoded by the coding sequence ATGAAGAAAATTTTTGCTCTTTTATTTTTTACATTTTGCTTTTGTTTTGCCATAAATTTTAACGAGCAGATAAATGACGAGGCTCAAATTTTCTCTAAAAATGAGAAGGCTGAGCTTTTAAGCTTGGTGCAAAATTATGAGCAAAATAGCACGACACAAATTGCTATCGTGACACTTAAATCACTAGAAAATAAAAGTATAGAAGAGATCTCTCTTGAAATAGCTAGGGGCTACAAACTGGGACAAAAACAAAGCAGCAATGGAGTGCTTTTAATAATCGCTCCAAACGAGAGAAAAGTACGTATAGAGGTTGGTTATGGACTTGAAAGCGTACTAACCGACGCTATATCAAGCCAGATCATAAATGATGTGATAGTGCCTAAATTTAAGCAAGGCGATATGGGCGGTGGCGTGATAGATGGCATAAGAGTCATCATAAAAGTAGCTAGTGGCGAAGAATTTGAAAGCGAGAGTGATGATGAAGAGATACCATTTGGAATAGTTGCCTTTTTTGCTGGCATGATCTCGTGCTTTATCTCTGGCTTTTTAGGTAAATTTTTTATGAGGGTTGGCTTTAGTGCGTGTTTTGCAGGGCTTGCATCTACGGTATTTGAGAAATTTTTTGGCGTGCAAAATTACTTCATTGTCTTTGCCATTGTGTTTGTAATATTTTTTATTATTTTAAAAAATGCCTTTAAAAAAAATACTCAAAGCAAAAATACATATAGTGGCTTCAGACGAGATAGATCAGACTCAAATGGTAGTGGCAGTGGCCATTCAAGCAGTTCAAGAAGTGGTGGCTTTAGTGGCGGCGGAGGCGGTTTTGGCGGAGGCGGAGCGAGTGGCAGCTGGTAA
- a CDS encoding 4'-phosphopantetheinyl transferase family protein yields MPIKRGEIHLFISFCGEKFSPKMLDKKDRKRVKKYPNLIKQNSFKISRYLKFKAKMRGKICLSHKENIAVLAISKEKIGVDVEELKQRNFDAVASFCFTKDESKILANAKDKTQKFYEIYTAKEAILKLKNLSFSDLGTTSYDEMAKKYLIINNSFIICLAFKQCKDIIIKLL; encoded by the coding sequence ATGCCTATAAAAAGGGGTGAAATTCATCTTTTTATCAGCTTTTGCGGTGAGAAATTTAGCCCAAAAATGCTAGATAAAAAAGATCGCAAAAGAGTAAAAAAATACCCAAATTTAATAAAACAAAACTCATTTAAAATATCTCGCTACTTAAAATTTAAAGCAAAGATGCGAGGTAAAATCTGTCTTTCTCATAAAGAAAATATCGCAGTTTTAGCCATTTCAAAAGAAAAGATCGGGGTCGATGTAGAAGAGCTAAAGCAGAGAAATTTTGACGCAGTAGCTAGCTTTTGCTTTACAAAAGATGAGAGCAAAATTTTGGCAAATGCAAAAGATAAAACTCAAAAATTTTATGAAATTTATACTGCAAAAGAGGCGATTTTAAAGCTTAAAAATTTATCGTTTAGCGATCTTGGTACTACCAGCTACGATGAAATGGCAAAAAAATACTTAATTATTAATAATTCATTTATTATTTGCCTTGCATTTAAGCAATGCAAAGATATAATTATTAAACTTTTGTAA
- a CDS encoding beta-ketoacyl synthase N-terminal-like domain-containing protein has product MLIYVSKPAIISAAGSSSDENLSSLLSGKRFLGLSSEFHPENKFLVAKFDKTLPEFAKKTKEHFKTRTNALLLNTLIELDDEIKRAIKKFGKSRVGVILGTTTSGIEENFWTFKEYIKTEIFDKSKFGIDRNCLANVTEFVSEFYGLEGPSFCVSTACTSGVKAIIEAQRLIKSDICDAVICGGVDSLNTLTINGFNSLSILSQKPSEPFSKNREGINIGEGAGLFLLSRDEISNVVVAGSASNCDAFHMTQPDFSAKMAICCIEEALKKADMRGVDYVNLHGTGTQANDKMEAKAVNLTLGFAYASSLKPQIGHTLGAAGAIESAICAILCMQENSTLPPHVYDGEYDESLEAINLVKSGTKFDVKTAMSLSFAFGGDNAAIIFKRVR; this is encoded by the coding sequence GTGTTGATCTACGTTAGCAAACCAGCCATTATCAGTGCCGCAGGGAGCAGCAGTGATGAGAATTTAAGCTCGCTTTTAAGTGGAAAGAGATTTCTAGGCCTTAGCAGTGAGTTTCATCCTGAGAATAAATTTTTAGTAGCGAAATTTGATAAGACGCTGCCAGAGTTTGCCAAGAAGACAAAAGAACACTTTAAAACAAGAACCAATGCTTTGCTTCTAAACACGCTTATTGAGCTTGACGATGAGATCAAGAGGGCTATCAAAAAATTTGGTAAGAGCCGTGTAGGTGTTATTTTAGGCACTACAACGAGTGGAATTGAAGAAAATTTTTGGACCTTTAAAGAGTATATAAAAACTGAAATTTTTGATAAAAGCAAGTTTGGCATAGATAGAAACTGTCTTGCAAATGTGACTGAATTTGTGAGCGAATTTTATGGATTAGAAGGTCCAAGTTTTTGTGTTTCAACTGCCTGTACTTCTGGTGTTAAGGCGATTATTGAGGCACAAAGACTAATAAAAAGCGATATTTGCGATGCGGTTATATGCGGCGGCGTCGATAGTTTAAACACCTTAACCATAAATGGCTTTAACTCACTTAGCATTTTAAGTCAAAAACCAAGCGAACCCTTTTCTAAAAATAGAGAGGGCATAAACATAGGCGAGGGAGCTGGGTTATTTTTGCTGAGCCGTGATGAAATTTCAAACGTCGTGGTCGCTGGCTCGGCCTCAAACTGCGACGCTTTTCATATGACGCAGCCTGATTTTAGTGCCAAAATGGCAATTTGTTGTATAGAAGAAGCTTTAAAAAAAGCTGACATGAGAGGCGTAGACTATGTAAATTTGCATGGCACTGGCACGCAAGCAAATGACAAAATGGAGGCAAAAGCTGTAAATTTAACGCTTGGCTTTGCATATGCTAGCTCGTTAAAGCCACAGATCGGTCATACGCTAGGAGCCGCTGGAGCAATAGAAAGCGCCATTTGCGCCATACTTTGCATGCAAGAAAATAGCACCTTGCCGCCACACGTTTATGACGGCGAGTATGATGAGAGTTTGGAGGCTATAAATTTAGTAAAAAGTGGCACGAAATTTGACGTAAAAACAGCGATGTCACTATCTTTTGCATTTGGCGGAGATAACGCCGCGATAATATTTAAAAGAGTGAGATGA
- the fabG gene encoding 3-oxoacyl-ACP reductase FabG, which yields MSKRVLITGSSRGIGASIARRLANEYEVVLHARSKSDELLKIASELGAKFLTFDVADTAAAKEAIEADMEANGVYYGVILNAGITRDNTFVGLSDEEWFDVIDVNLNGFYNVLRPALMPMIRARKPARIVTLSSVSGVIGNRGQVNYSASKAGIIGASKALAVEFASRGITVNCVAPGLIKTDMSEEILNSDFLDEVLKVIPAKRAGEADEVAGLVKFLLSDEASYITRQVIGVNGGLC from the coding sequence GTGAGTAAGAGAGTATTGATAACCGGATCAAGTAGAGGCATAGGAGCTAGCATAGCTAGGCGCCTTGCTAACGAGTACGAAGTGGTACTTCACGCAAGAAGTAAGAGTGATGAGCTTTTAAAGATAGCTAGTGAGCTTGGGGCTAAATTTTTGACATTTGACGTTGCTGACACTGCTGCGGCTAAAGAGGCCATAGAAGCTGACATGGAGGCAAATGGCGTTTATTACGGCGTTATTTTAAACGCTGGCATAACAAGGGATAATACCTTTGTGGGGTTAAGCGACGAAGAGTGGTTTGACGTGATAGATGTAAATTTAAATGGCTTTTACAACGTCCTAAGACCAGCGCTAATGCCCATGATAAGGGCTAGAAAGCCAGCTAGGATAGTAACACTAAGCTCTGTTTCAGGGGTTATTGGCAACAGAGGTCAGGTGAATTACTCAGCTAGCAAAGCTGGCATCATAGGAGCTAGCAAAGCCCTTGCAGTAGAGTTTGCAAGTAGAGGCATAACAGTAAACTGCGTAGCTCCAGGGCTTATAAAGACAGATATGAGCGAAGAAATTTTAAATAGCGACTTTTTAGATGAGGTACTAAAGGTCATACCTGCAAAAAGAGCTGGCGAAGCAGATGAGGTGGCAGGACTTGTTAAATTTTTACTAAGCGACGAGGCTAGCTACATCACAAGGCAAGTGATCGGCGTAAATGGAGGACTTTGCTAA
- a CDS encoding sulfate ABC transporter ATP-binding protein, with translation MLAGELLKSHFAKFDLVAVLSKFLEQSHFDKEKFDLLKQNNFKILDKNIKQEIVGTTGFKEFFDEKFQSFLCELMQSKVLIVSSKEYKFSELEIYTCFDSNTYKRQCEAGEIYFHNFGFDISFKSEPSLYGGILVRSLKPLNGQNFIFGPRKCALHILNSKISNLSFDLKEADFRKDEITFTSRIRSFGDENQQKNDCLRAFTAEFEKALEFDENYKKRLNAYKKG, from the coding sequence ATGCTAGCTGGCGAGCTGCTTAAAAGCCATTTTGCTAAATTTGATCTGGTGGCGGTGCTTAGTAAATTTTTAGAGCAAAGTCATTTTGATAAAGAAAAATTTGATCTGCTTAAACAAAATAACTTTAAAATTCTAGATAAAAATATAAAGCAAGAGATAGTTGGTACTACTGGTTTTAAAGAGTTTTTTGACGAGAAATTTCAGAGCTTTTTATGCGAGCTTATGCAAAGTAAAGTTTTAATTGTTTCTAGCAAAGAGTATAAATTTAGCGAGCTTGAAATTTATACTTGTTTTGACTCAAATACCTACAAAAGGCAGTGTGAAGCCGGAGAGATTTACTTTCATAACTTTGGCTTTGACATATCTTTTAAAAGCGAGCCATCGCTTTATGGTGGCATTTTAGTAAGAAGCCTAAAGCCCTTAAACGGGCAAAATTTTATCTTTGGGCCAAGAAAATGTGCCTTGCATATCTTAAATAGCAAAATTAGTAATTTAAGCTTTGATTTAAAAGAGGCTGATTTTAGAAAAGATGAGATTACTTTTACGTCACGTATTAGATCATTTGGCGATGAAAATCAGCAAAAAAATGATTGCCTTAGAGCATTTACTGCTGAGTTTGAAAAGGCTTTAGAGTTTGATGAAAATTATAAAAAGAGATTAAATGCCTATAAAAAGGGGTGA
- a CDS encoding thioester dehydrase codes for MMISDYLPHSSAITLIDEILEFTPCESIKVRSVINEQTPFLEDGKFYMQKAIEMMAQSLGIYDSKMRELRGEKAIFGFLLGSRKFEIFRPYFKLGDEIVIVSKCSIQDESGFGVYDSELFVNGKLGARAVLNVMSPDEEFVKKALSE; via the coding sequence ATGATGATAAGTGATTATTTACCGCACAGTAGCGCCATAACCCTGATCGATGAAATTTTAGAATTTACCCCTTGTGAGAGCATAAAAGTAAGAAGCGTGATAAATGAGCAAACTCCATTTTTGGAAGATGGGAAATTTTACATGCAAAAGGCGATTGAGATGATGGCTCAAAGCCTTGGAATTTATGACTCAAAGATGCGTGAACTAAGGGGCGAGAAGGCGATATTTGGCTTTTTGCTTGGCAGTAGAAAATTTGAAATTTTTAGGCCGTATTTTAAATTGGGCGATGAGATAGTGATCGTCTCAAAGTGCTCGATCCAAGATGAGAGTGGATTTGGCGTTTATGACAGTGAGCTTTTTGTAAACGGCAAGCTTGGCGCAAGGGCGGTTTTAAATGTGATGAGCCCTGATGAAGAATTTGTAAAAAAGGCACTTAGTGAGTAA